One Eubalaena glacialis isolate mEubGla1 chromosome 11, mEubGla1.1.hap2.+ XY, whole genome shotgun sequence DNA segment encodes these proteins:
- the SMARCC2 gene encoding SWI/SNF complex subunit SMARCC2 isoform X3: MAVRKKDGGPNVKYYEAADTVTQFDNVRLWLGKNYKKYIQAEPPTNKSLSSLVVQLLQFQEEVFGKHVSNAPLTKLPIKCFLDFKAGGSLCHILAAAYKFKSDQGWRRYDFQNPSRMDRNVEMFMTIEKSLVQNNCLSRPNIFLCPEIEPKLLGKLKDIIKRHQGTVTEDKNNASHVVYPVPGNLEEEEWVRPVMKRDKQVLLHWGYYPDSYDTWIPASEIEASVEDAPTPEKPRKVHAKWILDTDTFNEWMNEEDYEVNDDKNPVSRRKKISAKTLTDEVNSPDSDRRDKKGGNYKKRKRSPSPSPTPEAKKKNAKKGPSTPYTKSKRGHREEEQEDLTKDMDEPSPVPNVEEVTLPKTVNTKKDSESAPVKGGTMTDLDEQEDESMETTGKDEDENSTGNKGEQTKNPDLHEDNVTEQTHHIIIPSYAAWFDYNSVHAIERRALPEFFNGKNKSKTPEIYLAYRNFMIDTYRLNPQEYLTSTACRRNLAGDVCAIMRVHAFLEQWGLINYQVDAESRPTPMGPPPTSHFHVLADTPSGLVPLQPKTPQGRQVDADTKAGRKGKELDDLVPETAKGKPELQTSASQQMLNFPDKGKEKPTDMQNFGLRTDMYTKKNVPSKSKAAASATREWTEQETLLLLEALEMYKDDWNKVSEHVGSRTQDECILHFLRLPIEDPYLEDSEASLGPLAYQPIPFSQSGNPVMSTVAFLASVVDPRVASAAAKSALEEFSKMKEEVPTALVEAHVRKVEEAAKVTGKADPAFGLESSGIAGTTSDEPERIEESGTDEARAEGQATEEKKEPKEPREGVGAIEEEAKEKTSEAPKKDDEKGKDGDSEKESEKSDGDPIVDPEKEKEPKEGQEEVLKEVVESEGERKTKVERDIGEGNLSTAAAAALAAAAVKAKHLAAVEERKIKSLVALLVETQMKKLEIKLRHFEELETIMDREREALEYQRQQLLADRQAFHMEQLKYAEMRARQQHFQQMHQQQQPPPQALPPGSQPVPPAGAAGPPAVHGLALAPASVAPASAGSGAPPGSLGPSEQIGQAGSTAVPQQQQAAGAPQPGAVPPGVPPPGPHGPSPFPNQQTPPSMMPGAVPGSGHPGVADPGTPLPPDPTAPSPGTVTPVPPTQ; encoded by the exons ATGGCGGTGCGGAAGAAGGACGGCGGCCCCAACGTGAAGTACTACGAGGCCGCGGACACCGTGACCCAGTTCGACAACGTGCGGCTCTGGCTCGGCAAGAACTACAAGAAG TATATACAAGCTGAACCACCTACCAACAAGTCCCTGTCTAGCCTGGTTGTACAGTTGCTACAATTTCAGGAAGAAGTTTTTGGCAAACATGTCAGCAATGCACCGCTCACTAAACTGCCG ATCAAATGTTTCCTAGATTTCAAAGCAGGAGGCTCCCTGTGCCACATACTTGCAGCTGCCTACAAATTCAAGAGTGACCAGGGATG GCGGCGTTACGATTTCCAGAATCCATCACGCATGGACCGCAACGTGGAAATGTTCATGACCATTGAGAAATCCTTGGTGCAG AATAATTGCCTGTCTCGCCCTAACATTTTTCTGTGCCCAGAAATTGAACCCAAACTGCTAGGGAAATTAAAAGACATTATCAAGAGACATCAG GGAACGGTCACTGAGGATAAGAACAATGCCTCCCATGTCGTGTATCCTGTCCCAGGGAACCTGGAGGAAG AGGAATGGGTACGGCCAGTCATGAAGAGGGATAAGCAGGTTCTTCTGCACTGGGGCTACTATCCTGACAG TTATGACACATGGATCCCAGCCAGTGAAATTGAAGCATCTGTGGAAGATGCTCCGACTCCTGAGAAACCTAGGAAG GTTCATGCAAAGTGGATCCTGGACACAGACACCttcaatgaatggatgaatgaggaaGACTATGAAGTAAATGATGACAAAAACCCTGTCTCCCGGCGAAAGAAGATTTCAGCCAAGACACTGACGGATGAG GTGAACAGCCCAGATTCGGATCGACGGGACAAGAAGGGGGGCAACTATAAGAAGAGGAAGCGCTCCCCATCCCCTTCACCGACCCCAGAAGCTAAGAAGAAGAATGCTAAGAAAGG TCCCTCAACACCTTACACCAAGTCGAAGCGTGGCCACAGAGAAGAGGAGCAAGAAGACCTGACAAAGGACATGGATGAGCCCTCACCGGTCCCCAATGTGGAAGAGGTGACATTGCCCAAGACAG TCAATACTAAGAAGGACTCGGAGTCAGCCCCAGTCAAAGGAGGCACCATGACTGACCTGG atGAACAAGAAGATGAAAGCATGGAGACCACGGGCAAG GATGAGGATGAGAACAGCACGGGGAACAAGGGGGAGCAGACCAAGAATCCGGACCTGCATGAGGACAACGTGACCGAACAGACCCATCACATCATCATCCCAAGCTATGCTGCCTGGTTTGACTATAATAG TGTTCATGCCATAGAGCGGAGGGCTCTCCCTGAGTTCTTCAACGGCAAGAACAAGTCCAAGACTCCAGAAAT CTACCTGGCCTATCGAAACTTCATGATCGACACTTACCGGCTGAACCCCCAAGAGTATCTCACTTCCACCGCCTGCCGCAGGAACCTGGCGGGTGATGTCTGTGCCATCATGAG AGTCCATGCCTTCCTAGAACAGTGGGGTCTTATTAACTACCAGGTGGATGCTGAGAGTCGACCAACACCAATGGGGCCTCCGCCCACCTCGCACTTCCACGTCTTGGCGGACACACCATCTGGGCTGGTGCCTCTGCAGCCCAAGACCCCGCAG GGCCGCCAGGTTGATGCTGATACCAAGGCTGGGCGAAAGGGCAAAGAGCTGGATGACTTGGTGCCAGAGACGGCTAAGGGCAAGCCAGAGCTG CAGACCTCTGCTTCCCAGCAAATGCTCAACTTCCCTGATAAAGGCAAGGAGAAACCGACAGACATGCAGAACTTTGGGCTGCGCACAGACATGTACACAAAGAAGAACGTCCCCTCCAAG AGCAAAGCTGCGGCCAGTGCCACTCGAGAGTGGACAGAACAGGAGACCCTGCTACTCCTGGAG GCACTGGAAATGTACAAAGATGACTGGAACAAAGTATCGGAGCACGTGGGAAGCCGTACACAGGACGAATGCATCTTGCATTTTCTTCGGCTTCCCATTGAAGACCCGTACCTGGAGGACTCAGAGGCCTCCCTGGGCCCCCTGGCCTACCAGCCCATCCCCTTCAGCCAGTCAGGCAACCCTGTGATGAGCACCGTTGCCTTCCTGGCCTCTGTCGTCGACCCTCGAGTGGCCTCTGCTGCTGCGAAGTCAGCCCTAG AAGAGTTCTCCAAAATGAAGGAAGAGGTACCCACAGCCTTGGTGGAGGCCCACGTTCGGAAAGTGGAAGAAGCAGCCAAAGTGACAGGCAAAGCAGACCCAGCCTTTGGTCTGGAAAGCAGTGGCATTGCAGGAACCACCTCTGATGAGCCTGAGCGGATTG AGGAGAGCGGGACTGACGAGGCGCGGGCGGAGGGCCAGGCCACAGAGGAGAAGAAGGAGCCCAAG GAACCACGAGAAGGAGTTGGGGCTATAGAGGAAGAAGCAAAGGAGAAGACCAGCGAGGCGCCCAAGAAGGATGACGAGAAAGGGAAAGACGGCGACAGCGAGAAGGAGTCAGAGAAGAGTGACGGGGACCCGATAG TTGATCCTGAGAAGGAGAAGGAGCCCAAGGAAGGGCAGGAGGAAGTGCTGAAGGAAGTGGTGGAGTCGGAGGGGGAAAGGAAGACGAAGGTGGAGCGTGACATCGGCGAGGGCAACCTCTCCACCGCTGCGGCCGCTGCCCTGGCTGCCGCTGCCGTGAAGGCCAAG CACTTGGCTGCCGTTGAGGAGAGGAAGATCAAATCTCTGGTGGCCCTGCTGGTGGAGACCCAGATGAAAAAGTTGGAAATCAAACTCCGGCACTTTGAGGAGCTAGAGACGATCATGGACCGGGAGCGAGAAGCG CTAGAGTATCAGAGGCAGCAGCTCCTGGCCGACAGACAAGCCTTCCACATGGAGCAGCTGAAGTACGCGGAGATGAGGGCCCGGCAGCAGCACTTCCAGCAAATGCACCAACAGCAGCAGCCGCCCCCGCAAGCCCTGCCCCCTGGCTCCCAGCCTGTCCCACCTGCGGGCGCTGCTGGGCCACCCGCTGTCCACGGCTTGGCTCTGGCTCCAGCCTCCGTGGCCCCTGCCTCTGCGGGCAGTGGGGCCCCTCCCGGAAGCTTGGGCCCCTCTGAACAGATTGGGCAGGCAGGGTCAACTGCAGTGCCACAGCAGCAACAAGCAGCTGGAGCCCCCCAGCCTGGGGCAGTCCCACCAGGGGTACCCCCCCCTGGACCCCACG GCCCCTCACCGTTCCCCAACCAACAAACTCCTCCCTCAATGATGCCAGGGGCAGTGCCAGGCAGCGGGCACCCAGGCGTGGCGG aCCCAGGCACCCCCCTGCCTCCAGACCCCACGGCCCCGAGCCCAGGCACAGTCACCCCTGTGCCGCCCACACAGTGA
- the SMARCC2 gene encoding SWI/SNF complex subunit SMARCC2 isoform X1, protein MAVRKKDGGPNVKYYEAADTVTQFDNVRLWLGKNYKKYIQAEPPTNKSLSSLVVQLLQFQEEVFGKHVSNAPLTKLPIKCFLDFKAGGSLCHILAAAYKFKSDQGWRRYDFQNPSRMDRNVEMFMTIEKSLVQNNCLSRPNIFLCPEIEPKLLGKLKDIIKRHQGTVTEDKNNASHVVYPVPGNLEEEEWVRPVMKRDKQVLLHWGYYPDSYDTWIPASEIEASVEDAPTPEKPRKVHAKWILDTDTFNEWMNEEDYEVNDDKNPVSRRKKISAKTLTDEVNSPDSDRRDKKGGNYKKRKRSPSPSPTPEAKKKNAKKGPSTPYTKSKRGHREEEQEDLTKDMDEPSPVPNVEEVTLPKTVNTKKDSESAPVKGGTMTDLDEQEDESMETTGKDEDENSTGNKGEQTKNPDLHEDNVTEQTHHIIIPSYAAWFDYNSVHAIERRALPEFFNGKNKSKTPEIYLAYRNFMIDTYRLNPQEYLTSTACRRNLAGDVCAIMRVHAFLEQWGLINYQVDAESRPTPMGPPPTSHFHVLADTPSGLVPLQPKTPQGRQVDADTKAGRKGKELDDLVPETAKGKPELQTSASQQMLNFPDKGKEKPTDMQNFGLRTDMYTKKNVPSKSKAAASATREWTEQETLLLLEALEMYKDDWNKVSEHVGSRTQDECILHFLRLPIEDPYLEDSEASLGPLAYQPIPFSQSGNPVMSTVAFLASVVDPRVASAAAKSALEEFSKMKEEVPTALVEAHVRKVEEAAKVTGKADPAFGLESSGIAGTTSDEPERIEESGTDEARAEGQATEEKKEPKEPREGVGAIEEEAKEKTSEAPKKDDEKGKDGDSEKESEKSDGDPIVDPEKEKEPKEGQEEVLKEVVESEGERKTKVERDIGEGNLSTAAAAALAAAAVKAKHLAAVEERKIKSLVALLVETQMKKLEIKLRHFEELETIMDREREALEYQRQQLLADRQAFHMEQLKYAEMRARQQHFQQMHQQQQPPPQALPPGSQPVPPAGAAGPPAVHGLALAPASVAPASAGSGAPPGSLGPSEQIGQAGSTAVPQQQQAAGAPQPGAVPPGVPPPGPHGPSPFPNQQTPPSMMPGAVPGSGHPGVAGNAPLGLPFGMPPPPPAPSIIPFGSLADSISINLPPPPNLHGHHHHLPFAPATLPAPNLPVSMANPLHPNLPATTTMPSSLPLGPGLGSAAAQSPAIVAAVQGNLLPSASPLPDPGTPLPPDPTAPSPGTVTPVPPTQ, encoded by the exons ATGGCGGTGCGGAAGAAGGACGGCGGCCCCAACGTGAAGTACTACGAGGCCGCGGACACCGTGACCCAGTTCGACAACGTGCGGCTCTGGCTCGGCAAGAACTACAAGAAG TATATACAAGCTGAACCACCTACCAACAAGTCCCTGTCTAGCCTGGTTGTACAGTTGCTACAATTTCAGGAAGAAGTTTTTGGCAAACATGTCAGCAATGCACCGCTCACTAAACTGCCG ATCAAATGTTTCCTAGATTTCAAAGCAGGAGGCTCCCTGTGCCACATACTTGCAGCTGCCTACAAATTCAAGAGTGACCAGGGATG GCGGCGTTACGATTTCCAGAATCCATCACGCATGGACCGCAACGTGGAAATGTTCATGACCATTGAGAAATCCTTGGTGCAG AATAATTGCCTGTCTCGCCCTAACATTTTTCTGTGCCCAGAAATTGAACCCAAACTGCTAGGGAAATTAAAAGACATTATCAAGAGACATCAG GGAACGGTCACTGAGGATAAGAACAATGCCTCCCATGTCGTGTATCCTGTCCCAGGGAACCTGGAGGAAG AGGAATGGGTACGGCCAGTCATGAAGAGGGATAAGCAGGTTCTTCTGCACTGGGGCTACTATCCTGACAG TTATGACACATGGATCCCAGCCAGTGAAATTGAAGCATCTGTGGAAGATGCTCCGACTCCTGAGAAACCTAGGAAG GTTCATGCAAAGTGGATCCTGGACACAGACACCttcaatgaatggatgaatgaggaaGACTATGAAGTAAATGATGACAAAAACCCTGTCTCCCGGCGAAAGAAGATTTCAGCCAAGACACTGACGGATGAG GTGAACAGCCCAGATTCGGATCGACGGGACAAGAAGGGGGGCAACTATAAGAAGAGGAAGCGCTCCCCATCCCCTTCACCGACCCCAGAAGCTAAGAAGAAGAATGCTAAGAAAGG TCCCTCAACACCTTACACCAAGTCGAAGCGTGGCCACAGAGAAGAGGAGCAAGAAGACCTGACAAAGGACATGGATGAGCCCTCACCGGTCCCCAATGTGGAAGAGGTGACATTGCCCAAGACAG TCAATACTAAGAAGGACTCGGAGTCAGCCCCAGTCAAAGGAGGCACCATGACTGACCTGG atGAACAAGAAGATGAAAGCATGGAGACCACGGGCAAG GATGAGGATGAGAACAGCACGGGGAACAAGGGGGAGCAGACCAAGAATCCGGACCTGCATGAGGACAACGTGACCGAACAGACCCATCACATCATCATCCCAAGCTATGCTGCCTGGTTTGACTATAATAG TGTTCATGCCATAGAGCGGAGGGCTCTCCCTGAGTTCTTCAACGGCAAGAACAAGTCCAAGACTCCAGAAAT CTACCTGGCCTATCGAAACTTCATGATCGACACTTACCGGCTGAACCCCCAAGAGTATCTCACTTCCACCGCCTGCCGCAGGAACCTGGCGGGTGATGTCTGTGCCATCATGAG AGTCCATGCCTTCCTAGAACAGTGGGGTCTTATTAACTACCAGGTGGATGCTGAGAGTCGACCAACACCAATGGGGCCTCCGCCCACCTCGCACTTCCACGTCTTGGCGGACACACCATCTGGGCTGGTGCCTCTGCAGCCCAAGACCCCGCAG GGCCGCCAGGTTGATGCTGATACCAAGGCTGGGCGAAAGGGCAAAGAGCTGGATGACTTGGTGCCAGAGACGGCTAAGGGCAAGCCAGAGCTG CAGACCTCTGCTTCCCAGCAAATGCTCAACTTCCCTGATAAAGGCAAGGAGAAACCGACAGACATGCAGAACTTTGGGCTGCGCACAGACATGTACACAAAGAAGAACGTCCCCTCCAAG AGCAAAGCTGCGGCCAGTGCCACTCGAGAGTGGACAGAACAGGAGACCCTGCTACTCCTGGAG GCACTGGAAATGTACAAAGATGACTGGAACAAAGTATCGGAGCACGTGGGAAGCCGTACACAGGACGAATGCATCTTGCATTTTCTTCGGCTTCCCATTGAAGACCCGTACCTGGAGGACTCAGAGGCCTCCCTGGGCCCCCTGGCCTACCAGCCCATCCCCTTCAGCCAGTCAGGCAACCCTGTGATGAGCACCGTTGCCTTCCTGGCCTCTGTCGTCGACCCTCGAGTGGCCTCTGCTGCTGCGAAGTCAGCCCTAG AAGAGTTCTCCAAAATGAAGGAAGAGGTACCCACAGCCTTGGTGGAGGCCCACGTTCGGAAAGTGGAAGAAGCAGCCAAAGTGACAGGCAAAGCAGACCCAGCCTTTGGTCTGGAAAGCAGTGGCATTGCAGGAACCACCTCTGATGAGCCTGAGCGGATTG AGGAGAGCGGGACTGACGAGGCGCGGGCGGAGGGCCAGGCCACAGAGGAGAAGAAGGAGCCCAAG GAACCACGAGAAGGAGTTGGGGCTATAGAGGAAGAAGCAAAGGAGAAGACCAGCGAGGCGCCCAAGAAGGATGACGAGAAAGGGAAAGACGGCGACAGCGAGAAGGAGTCAGAGAAGAGTGACGGGGACCCGATAG TTGATCCTGAGAAGGAGAAGGAGCCCAAGGAAGGGCAGGAGGAAGTGCTGAAGGAAGTGGTGGAGTCGGAGGGGGAAAGGAAGACGAAGGTGGAGCGTGACATCGGCGAGGGCAACCTCTCCACCGCTGCGGCCGCTGCCCTGGCTGCCGCTGCCGTGAAGGCCAAG CACTTGGCTGCCGTTGAGGAGAGGAAGATCAAATCTCTGGTGGCCCTGCTGGTGGAGACCCAGATGAAAAAGTTGGAAATCAAACTCCGGCACTTTGAGGAGCTAGAGACGATCATGGACCGGGAGCGAGAAGCG CTAGAGTATCAGAGGCAGCAGCTCCTGGCCGACAGACAAGCCTTCCACATGGAGCAGCTGAAGTACGCGGAGATGAGGGCCCGGCAGCAGCACTTCCAGCAAATGCACCAACAGCAGCAGCCGCCCCCGCAAGCCCTGCCCCCTGGCTCCCAGCCTGTCCCACCTGCGGGCGCTGCTGGGCCACCCGCTGTCCACGGCTTGGCTCTGGCTCCAGCCTCCGTGGCCCCTGCCTCTGCGGGCAGTGGGGCCCCTCCCGGAAGCTTGGGCCCCTCTGAACAGATTGGGCAGGCAGGGTCAACTGCAGTGCCACAGCAGCAACAAGCAGCTGGAGCCCCCCAGCCTGGGGCAGTCCCACCAGGGGTACCCCCCCCTGGACCCCACG GCCCCTCACCGTTCCCCAACCAACAAACTCCTCCCTCAATGATGCCAGGGGCAGTGCCAGGCAGCGGGCACCCAGGCGTGGCGGGTAATGCTCCTTTGGGTTTGCCTTTTGGCATGCCGCCTCCCCCCCCTGCTCCATCCATCATCCCATTTGGTAGCCTAGCCGACTCCATCAGTATtaacctcccccctcctcctaaCCTGCATGGGCATCACCACCATCTCCCGTTCGCCCCGGCCACTCTCCCCGCCCCTAACCTGCCTGTGTCCATGGCGAACCCTCTACATCCTAACCTGCCGGCGACCACCACCATGCCATCTTCTTTGCCTCTTGGGCCGGGGCTCGGATCCGCCGCAGCCCAGAGCCCTGCCATTGTGGCAGCTGTTCAGGGCAACCTCCTGCCCAGTGCCAGCCCACTGCCAG aCCCAGGCACCCCCCTGCCTCCAGACCCCACGGCCCCGAGCCCAGGCACAGTCACCCCTGTGCCGCCCACACAGTGA
- the SMARCC2 gene encoding SWI/SNF complex subunit SMARCC2 isoform X2, which translates to MAVRKKDGGPNVKYYEAADTVTQFDNVRLWLGKNYKKYIQAEPPTNKSLSSLVVQLLQFQEEVFGKHVSNAPLTKLPIKCFLDFKAGGSLCHILAAAYKFKSDQGWRRYDFQNPSRMDRNVEMFMTIEKSLVQNNCLSRPNIFLCPEIEPKLLGKLKDIIKRHQGTVTEDKNNASHVVYPVPGNLEEEEWVRPVMKRDKQVLLHWGYYPDSYDTWIPASEIEASVEDAPTPEKPRKVHAKWILDTDTFNEWMNEEDYEVNDDKNPVSRRKKISAKTLTDEVNSPDSDRRDKKGGNYKKRKRSPSPSPTPEAKKKNAKKGPSTPYTKSKRGHREEEQEDLTKDMDEPSPVPNVEEVTLPKTVNTKKDSESAPVKGGTMTDLDEQEDESMETTGKDEDENSTGNKGEQTKNPDLHEDNVTEQTHHIIIPSYAAWFDYNSVHAIERRALPEFFNGKNKSKTPEIYLAYRNFMIDTYRLNPQEYLTSTACRRNLAGDVCAIMRVHAFLEQWGLINYQVDAESRPTPMGPPPTSHFHVLADTPSGLVPLQPKTPQQTSASQQMLNFPDKGKEKPTDMQNFGLRTDMYTKKNVPSKSKAAASATREWTEQETLLLLEALEMYKDDWNKVSEHVGSRTQDECILHFLRLPIEDPYLEDSEASLGPLAYQPIPFSQSGNPVMSTVAFLASVVDPRVASAAAKSALEEFSKMKEEVPTALVEAHVRKVEEAAKVTGKADPAFGLESSGIAGTTSDEPERIEESGTDEARAEGQATEEKKEPKEPREGVGAIEEEAKEKTSEAPKKDDEKGKDGDSEKESEKSDGDPIVDPEKEKEPKEGQEEVLKEVVESEGERKTKVERDIGEGNLSTAAAAALAAAAVKAKHLAAVEERKIKSLVALLVETQMKKLEIKLRHFEELETIMDREREALEYQRQQLLADRQAFHMEQLKYAEMRARQQHFQQMHQQQQPPPQALPPGSQPVPPAGAAGPPAVHGLALAPASVAPASAGSGAPPGSLGPSEQIGQAGSTAVPQQQQAAGAPQPGAVPPGVPPPGPHGPSPFPNQQTPPSMMPGAVPGSGHPGVAGNAPLGLPFGMPPPPPAPSIIPFGSLADSISINLPPPPNLHGHHHHLPFAPATLPAPNLPVSMANPLHPNLPATTTMPSSLPLGPGLGSAAAQSPAIVAAVQGNLLPSASPLPDPGTPLPPDPTAPSPGTVTPVPPTQ; encoded by the exons ATGGCGGTGCGGAAGAAGGACGGCGGCCCCAACGTGAAGTACTACGAGGCCGCGGACACCGTGACCCAGTTCGACAACGTGCGGCTCTGGCTCGGCAAGAACTACAAGAAG TATATACAAGCTGAACCACCTACCAACAAGTCCCTGTCTAGCCTGGTTGTACAGTTGCTACAATTTCAGGAAGAAGTTTTTGGCAAACATGTCAGCAATGCACCGCTCACTAAACTGCCG ATCAAATGTTTCCTAGATTTCAAAGCAGGAGGCTCCCTGTGCCACATACTTGCAGCTGCCTACAAATTCAAGAGTGACCAGGGATG GCGGCGTTACGATTTCCAGAATCCATCACGCATGGACCGCAACGTGGAAATGTTCATGACCATTGAGAAATCCTTGGTGCAG AATAATTGCCTGTCTCGCCCTAACATTTTTCTGTGCCCAGAAATTGAACCCAAACTGCTAGGGAAATTAAAAGACATTATCAAGAGACATCAG GGAACGGTCACTGAGGATAAGAACAATGCCTCCCATGTCGTGTATCCTGTCCCAGGGAACCTGGAGGAAG AGGAATGGGTACGGCCAGTCATGAAGAGGGATAAGCAGGTTCTTCTGCACTGGGGCTACTATCCTGACAG TTATGACACATGGATCCCAGCCAGTGAAATTGAAGCATCTGTGGAAGATGCTCCGACTCCTGAGAAACCTAGGAAG GTTCATGCAAAGTGGATCCTGGACACAGACACCttcaatgaatggatgaatgaggaaGACTATGAAGTAAATGATGACAAAAACCCTGTCTCCCGGCGAAAGAAGATTTCAGCCAAGACACTGACGGATGAG GTGAACAGCCCAGATTCGGATCGACGGGACAAGAAGGGGGGCAACTATAAGAAGAGGAAGCGCTCCCCATCCCCTTCACCGACCCCAGAAGCTAAGAAGAAGAATGCTAAGAAAGG TCCCTCAACACCTTACACCAAGTCGAAGCGTGGCCACAGAGAAGAGGAGCAAGAAGACCTGACAAAGGACATGGATGAGCCCTCACCGGTCCCCAATGTGGAAGAGGTGACATTGCCCAAGACAG TCAATACTAAGAAGGACTCGGAGTCAGCCCCAGTCAAAGGAGGCACCATGACTGACCTGG atGAACAAGAAGATGAAAGCATGGAGACCACGGGCAAG GATGAGGATGAGAACAGCACGGGGAACAAGGGGGAGCAGACCAAGAATCCGGACCTGCATGAGGACAACGTGACCGAACAGACCCATCACATCATCATCCCAAGCTATGCTGCCTGGTTTGACTATAATAG TGTTCATGCCATAGAGCGGAGGGCTCTCCCTGAGTTCTTCAACGGCAAGAACAAGTCCAAGACTCCAGAAAT CTACCTGGCCTATCGAAACTTCATGATCGACACTTACCGGCTGAACCCCCAAGAGTATCTCACTTCCACCGCCTGCCGCAGGAACCTGGCGGGTGATGTCTGTGCCATCATGAG AGTCCATGCCTTCCTAGAACAGTGGGGTCTTATTAACTACCAGGTGGATGCTGAGAGTCGACCAACACCAATGGGGCCTCCGCCCACCTCGCACTTCCACGTCTTGGCGGACACACCATCTGGGCTGGTGCCTCTGCAGCCCAAGACCCCGCAG CAGACCTCTGCTTCCCAGCAAATGCTCAACTTCCCTGATAAAGGCAAGGAGAAACCGACAGACATGCAGAACTTTGGGCTGCGCACAGACATGTACACAAAGAAGAACGTCCCCTCCAAG AGCAAAGCTGCGGCCAGTGCCACTCGAGAGTGGACAGAACAGGAGACCCTGCTACTCCTGGAG GCACTGGAAATGTACAAAGATGACTGGAACAAAGTATCGGAGCACGTGGGAAGCCGTACACAGGACGAATGCATCTTGCATTTTCTTCGGCTTCCCATTGAAGACCCGTACCTGGAGGACTCAGAGGCCTCCCTGGGCCCCCTGGCCTACCAGCCCATCCCCTTCAGCCAGTCAGGCAACCCTGTGATGAGCACCGTTGCCTTCCTGGCCTCTGTCGTCGACCCTCGAGTGGCCTCTGCTGCTGCGAAGTCAGCCCTAG AAGAGTTCTCCAAAATGAAGGAAGAGGTACCCACAGCCTTGGTGGAGGCCCACGTTCGGAAAGTGGAAGAAGCAGCCAAAGTGACAGGCAAAGCAGACCCAGCCTTTGGTCTGGAAAGCAGTGGCATTGCAGGAACCACCTCTGATGAGCCTGAGCGGATTG AGGAGAGCGGGACTGACGAGGCGCGGGCGGAGGGCCAGGCCACAGAGGAGAAGAAGGAGCCCAAG GAACCACGAGAAGGAGTTGGGGCTATAGAGGAAGAAGCAAAGGAGAAGACCAGCGAGGCGCCCAAGAAGGATGACGAGAAAGGGAAAGACGGCGACAGCGAGAAGGAGTCAGAGAAGAGTGACGGGGACCCGATAG TTGATCCTGAGAAGGAGAAGGAGCCCAAGGAAGGGCAGGAGGAAGTGCTGAAGGAAGTGGTGGAGTCGGAGGGGGAAAGGAAGACGAAGGTGGAGCGTGACATCGGCGAGGGCAACCTCTCCACCGCTGCGGCCGCTGCCCTGGCTGCCGCTGCCGTGAAGGCCAAG CACTTGGCTGCCGTTGAGGAGAGGAAGATCAAATCTCTGGTGGCCCTGCTGGTGGAGACCCAGATGAAAAAGTTGGAAATCAAACTCCGGCACTTTGAGGAGCTAGAGACGATCATGGACCGGGAGCGAGAAGCG CTAGAGTATCAGAGGCAGCAGCTCCTGGCCGACAGACAAGCCTTCCACATGGAGCAGCTGAAGTACGCGGAGATGAGGGCCCGGCAGCAGCACTTCCAGCAAATGCACCAACAGCAGCAGCCGCCCCCGCAAGCCCTGCCCCCTGGCTCCCAGCCTGTCCCACCTGCGGGCGCTGCTGGGCCACCCGCTGTCCACGGCTTGGCTCTGGCTCCAGCCTCCGTGGCCCCTGCCTCTGCGGGCAGTGGGGCCCCTCCCGGAAGCTTGGGCCCCTCTGAACAGATTGGGCAGGCAGGGTCAACTGCAGTGCCACAGCAGCAACAAGCAGCTGGAGCCCCCCAGCCTGGGGCAGTCCCACCAGGGGTACCCCCCCCTGGACCCCACG GCCCCTCACCGTTCCCCAACCAACAAACTCCTCCCTCAATGATGCCAGGGGCAGTGCCAGGCAGCGGGCACCCAGGCGTGGCGGGTAATGCTCCTTTGGGTTTGCCTTTTGGCATGCCGCCTCCCCCCCCTGCTCCATCCATCATCCCATTTGGTAGCCTAGCCGACTCCATCAGTATtaacctcccccctcctcctaaCCTGCATGGGCATCACCACCATCTCCCGTTCGCCCCGGCCACTCTCCCCGCCCCTAACCTGCCTGTGTCCATGGCGAACCCTCTACATCCTAACCTGCCGGCGACCACCACCATGCCATCTTCTTTGCCTCTTGGGCCGGGGCTCGGATCCGCCGCAGCCCAGAGCCCTGCCATTGTGGCAGCTGTTCAGGGCAACCTCCTGCCCAGTGCCAGCCCACTGCCAG aCCCAGGCACCCCCCTGCCTCCAGACCCCACGGCCCCGAGCCCAGGCACAGTCACCCCTGTGCCGCCCACACAGTGA